In Eulemur rufifrons isolate Redbay chromosome 15, OSU_ERuf_1, whole genome shotgun sequence, the genomic stretch ccaggttctgcATTCCTTTTTGTCATGAGCAAAAGATGTGCTccctttgaactgttctcattcagaggttgcagtgagtcatggcagggaccattcctagggagctacaggttcccaagggtggaaaagaaggaaaattcttgagttctggcaggtgcattccaggcacccggctggccttgcaaagtcaatgatcaaccTGACCATCGAGACCAGATGGAGGGTAcggcggctgttggagggaacacatgtggcagagaaagagcagccggagccggcctggcacctggcacagagAACAGCGGGAGTGCGTGCGTGTCAGACCGCAGGTGGAGTTACCTCTGCACCGGCagctgcaggcctgggacactgcacgccactctccacttgctgaacagcaactttctctcactcatcctcggttTCAGggcactcgggccagcgagcaggggacAGACTGTCTGCGCCAGCTGGGGGAGtcctggctgggctcctgggaatccgagaactggaagacagaccagagggaagagcagaggctcagatgatacaagttaccggGACACGAGTCTGGGCTTCACCACCTGTGAGcgctgagcccttcacaggagccctccccaaggggccagactggggctcctgactgctcatgaccctcatggagtcctgggtacctggggcttgtcacctctcctatgagggcatcgcccgacagaggagccccaggcagccccacaggctccaggaggagatggagagggacagagagcaaggaggggcaggacaggatgtgggggctgggagctctgtgttAAGACAGCCTGAGCAGAAGTGGgcccttctgagaaggaaactgaggacacggccctgccatgcctgcaggtgatgAACTAGGTGGGatggtcacagggcaaactgacTTGGACAGTTTACCAAAAAGGTTGTCCTGCATTTcaaaaagaggattaaagaactggaataaaaCCTGCATATGTCAGCAGACTGACCTTTGGGTGGGCCcaggatcaacattgttaaaaaaaaaaaatccacgtgaaatcgctatgtaagtgataAATCACCGAAAGATAGAAGGATGAGATACGATATGGTCATAGTTTTAATTGAACAATGgttactgaatcagccactttggaaattgtgttaatgatcacctaaacaattaaatatagatattatttttcaggGCGCTCAGGTGTGTGActtgaaatgtgaagacctaagAAGACAAGGGACATAGCCaaggtgaacaaccaagaagtgtcatgccaggacctgagggcaggtctgagccaaaACCCAAGACCTTGTTCTTCtcacaatgggagagcaccgtggatttccacctggccctgagtgagcatggaggggccccactatcccttccccgccccccggcatggtgacagcaacccccacatcagagcctcctgctcccctgtcctgcccacctgggaggattagccactggtgcccagagtccgCGCTGGCTGTGAGGATCCAGGGctggcaggggaggctccatgtggtgaagccacagccacgaccccactgctggtccagctgcagccgcagacagtcggtcaccagggtgcttggctgcagctgtgtgtttgcagcttgcacctgtgacacgcaggggctcaagtctccactccaaggcccttggggacaggcctcctgcgtgggggctgaaaggagaagaggcttcaGGGGGAACAATCccagtgctctctttgctacgtcctcccagaacacccatctctgatgtccctgcgggtcagtgagaccacccagtgaccgtggcaacacagaaagacattGAGTATATGAAGGCGATGTCGTCTGTCAGGGGTGTGCCTGgagaagcagagatcccaggtgcccaggctggcagagaaacggtcaggggctgggcagacggcaaagctcccagacccacctcccctctgtgcagaAAACTCTGCCCGAGCACCTGACAGGAACCAAccatgtctccagggtcggcctgcagggacatcgctcagcccaggcagaggactgagcacagcgaggccacctgggacgccagtgagacttaCCCCTTTATCAccggaggactcacccgctccatccagaacagagctgACCTCATGCTCGACAGACAGGGAGGCGGCGCTTCTGATGGGCTCTTGGCactcagacaggtcagcaccgccaggagggaaatcctgctccatcagtgcctgtgacagtccttcagtccctgcatcctcctgcagctccctgggcacactggggagaggaagaaccaaagaggaaggcaggagggatgagacctcggaCTCATCCAcatccagtcccccttggtctgacgaggagagcgtggcgCTGAAGGGCTGAgagtccactaaagccacgtgacctgttactgacaaccccggATGCAGaagccaggcctctggccctttccacactgtctggaaggaggagagaaagggtccaatggagaaaccaataagccactggaggctgtgagtcaccctggctgggacagggatcaggatttaGAAACAGTAAAGGAATTTTCCTAgggagggtcggcaaagaaaggaagaaggagagattcccaATGGAATTGCAcccagagagcagggactcttgcccgGACTCGCAGAGGTACAAATGGGAATGACATGGAGAGAGAGCAGacgcctcagcaccccatggtctatgaggattgatgtcctgccctgtgcaactatttctgcactgacgtcactttaGGGCGCCTCCAGTGTTCTTCAGCTCATGTCAGCTCCaatgagtccacagtgcctggacactgAGTCCCTGGAcactgcacccccgtcacacagccctgcacctctggggccagacacaaatctcacaaggccagtgcaggtctcctgcctgggaccaggttctgcATTCCTTTTTGTCATGAGCAAAAGATGTGCTccctttgaactgttctcattcagaggttgcagtgagtcatggcagggaccattcctagggagctacaggttcccaagggtggaaaagaaggaaaattcttgagttctggcaggtgcattccaggcacccggctggccttgcaaagtcaatgatcaaccTGACCATCGAGACCAGATGGAGGGTAcggcggctgttggagggaacacatgtggcagagaaagagcagccggagccggcctggcacctggcacagagAACAGCGGGAGTGCGTGCGTGTCAGACCGCAGGTGGAGTTACCTCTGCACCGGCagctgcaggcctgggacactgcacgccactctccacttgctgaacagcaactttctctcactcatcctcggttTCAGggcactcgggccagcgagcaggggacAGACTGTCTGCGCCAGCCGGGGGAGtcctggctgggctcctgggaatccgagaactggaagacagaccagagggaagagcagaggctcagatgatacaagttaccggGACACGAGTCTGGGCTTCACCACCTGTGAGcgctgagcccttcacaggagccctccccaaggggccagactggggctcctgactgctcatgaccctcatggagtcctgggtacctggggcttgtcacctctcctatgagggcatcgcccgacagaggagccccaggcagccccacaggctccaggaggagatggagagggacagagagcaaggaggggcaggacaggatgtgggggctgggagctctgtgttAAGACAGCCTGAGCAGAAGTGGgcccttctgagaaggaaactgaggacacggccctgccatgcctgcaggtgatgAACTAGGTGGGatggtcacagggcaaactgacTTGGACAGTTTACCAAAAAGGTTGTCCTGCATTTcaaaaagaggattaaagaactggaataaaaCCTGCATATGTCAGCAGACTGACCTTTGGGTGGGCCcaggatcaacattgttaaaaaaaaaaaatccacgtgaaatcgctatgtaagtgataAATCACCGAAAGATAGAAGGATGAGATACGATATGGTCATAGTTTTAATTGAACAATGgttactgaatcagccactttggaaattgtgttaatgatcacctaaacaattaaatatagatattatttttcaggGCGCTCAGGTGTGTGActtgaaatgtgaagacctaagAAGACAAGGGACATAGCCaaggtgaacaaccaagaagtgtcatgccaggacctgagggcaggtctgagccaaaACCCAAGACCTTGTTCTTCtcacaatgggagagcaccgtggatttccacctggccctgagtgagcatggaggggccccactatcccttccccgccccccggcatggtgacagcaacccccacatcagagcctcctgctcccctgtcctgcccacctgggaggattagccactggtgcccagagtccgCGCTGGCTGTGAGGATCCAGGGctggcaggggaggctccatgtggtgaagccacagccacgaccccactgctggtccagctgcagccgcagacagtcggtcaccagggtgcttggctgcagctgtgtgtttgcagcttgcacctgtgacacgcaggggctcaagtctccactccaaggcccttggggacaggcctcctgcgtgggggctgaaaggagaagaggcttcaGGGGGAACAATCccagtgctctctttgctacgtcctcccagaacacccatctctgatgtccctgcgggtcagtgagaccacccagtgaccgtggcaacacagaaagacattgagtatatgaaggagatgtcgTCTGTCAGGGGTGTGCCTGgagaagcagagatcccaggtgcccaggctggcagagaaacggtcaggggctgggcagacggcaaagctcccagacccacctcccctctgtgcagaAAACTCTGCCCGAGCACCTGACAGGAACCAAccatgtctccagggtcggcctgcagggacatcgctcagcccaggcagaggactgagcacagcgaggccacctgggacgccagtgagacttaCCCCTTTATCAccggaggactcacccgctccatccagaacagagctgACCTCATGCTCGACAGACAGGGAGGCGGCGCTTCTGATGGGCTCTTGGCactcagacaggtcagcaccgccaggagggaaatcctgctccatcagtgcctgtgacagtccttcagtccctgcatcctcctgcagctccctgggcacactggggagaggaagaaccaaagaggaaggcaggagggatgagacctcggaCTCATCCAcatccagtcccccttggtctgacgaggagagcgtggcgCTGAAGGGCTGAgagtccactaaagccacgtgacctgttactgacaaccccggATGCAGaagccaggcctctggccctttccacactgtctggaaggaggagagaaagggtccaatggagaaaccaataagccactggaggctgtgcgtcaccctggctgggacagggatcaggatttaGAAACAGTAAAGGAATTTTCCTAgggagggtcggcaaagaaaggaagaaggagagattcccaATGGAATTGCAcccagagagcagggactcttgcccgGACTCGCAGAGGTACAAATGGGAATGACATGGAGAGAGAGCAGacgcctcagcaccccatggtctatgaggattgatgtcctgccctgtgcaactatttctgcactgacgtcactttaGGGCGCCTCCAGTGTTCTTCAGCTCATGTCAGCTCCaatgagtccacagtgcctggacactgAGTCCCTGGAcactgcacccccgtcacacagccctgcacctctggggccagacacaaatctcacaaggccagtgcaggtctcctgcctgggaccaggttctgcATTCCTTTTTGTCATGAGCAAAAGATGTGCTccctttgaactgttctcattcagaggttgcagtgagtcatggcagggaccattcctagggagctacaggttcccaagggtggaaaagaaggaaaattcttgagttctggcaggtgcattccaggcacccggctggccttgcaaagtcaatgatcaaccTGACCATCGAGACCAGATGGAGGGTAcggcggctgttggagggaacacatgtggcagagaaagagcagccggagccggcctggcacctggcacagagAACAGCGGGAGTGCGTGCGTGTCAGACCGCAGGTGGAGTTACCTCTGCACCGGCagctgcaggcctgggacactgcacgccactctccacttgctgaacagcaactttctctcactcatcctcggttTCAGggcactcgggccagcgagcaggggacAGACTGTCTGTGCCAGCTGGGGGAGTCCTGGCTGGGCTCGTGGGAATCcgagaactggaagacagaccagagggaagagcagaggctcagatgatacaagttaccggGACACGAGTCTGGGCTTCACCACCTGTGAGcgctgagcccttcacaggagccctccccaaggggccagactggggctcctgactgctcatgaccctcatggagtcctgggtacctggggcttgtcacctctcctatgagggcatcgcccgacagaggagccccaggcagccccacaggctccaggaggagatggagagggacagagagcaaggaggggcaggacaggatgtgggggctgggagctctgtgttAAGACAGCCTGAGCAGAAGTGGgcccttctgagaaggaaactgaggacacggccctgccatgcctgcaggtgatgAACTAGGTGGGatggtcacagggcaaactgacTTGGACAGTTTACCAAAAAGGTTGTCCTGCATTTcaaaaagaggattaaagaactggaataaaaCCTGCATATGTCAGCAGACTGACCTTTGGGTGGGCCcaggatcaacattgttaaaaaaaaaaaatccacgtgaaatcgctatgtaagtgataAATCACCGAAAGATAGAAGGATGAGATACGATATGGTCATAGTTTTAATTGAACAATGgttactgaatcagccactttggaaattgtgttaatgatcacctaaacaattaaatatagatattatttttcaggGCGCTCAGGTGTGTGActtgaaatgtgaagacctaagAAGACAAGGGACATAGCCaaggtgaacaaccaagaagtgtcatgccaggacctgagggcaggtctgagccaaaACCCAAGACCTTGTTCTTCtcacaatgggagagcaccgtggatttccacctggccctgagtgagcatggaggggccccactatcccttccccgccccccggcatggtgacagcaacccccacatcagagcctcctgctcccctgtcctgcccacctgggaggattagccactggtgcccagagtccgtgctggctgcgaggatccagggctggcaggggaggctccatgtggtgaagccacagccacgaccccactgctggtccagctgcagccgcagacagtcggtcaccagggtgcttggctgcagctgtgtgtttgcagcttgcacctgtgacacgcaggggctcaagtctccactccaaggcccttggggacaggcctcctgcgtgggggctgaaaggagaagaggcttcagtgggagcaatcctagtgctctctttgctacgtcctcccagaacacccatctctgatgtccctgcgggtcagtgagaccacccagtgaccgtggcaacacagaaagacattgagtatatgaaggagatgtcgCCTGTCAGGGGTGTGCCTGgagaagcagagatcccaggtgcccgggctggcagagaaacagtcaggggctgggcagacggcaaagctcccagacccacctcccctctgtgcggaaaactctgcccaagcacctgacagGAACCATccatgtctccagggtcggcctgcagggacatcgctcagcccagacagaggactgagcacagcgaggccacctaggacgccagtgagactgaccggCTTTATCAccggaggactcacccgctccatccagaacagagccgacctcatgctcggcagacatGGAGGCGGCGCTTCTGATGGGCTCTTGGCactcagacaggtcagcaccgccaggagggaaatcctgctccatcagtgcctgtgacagtccttcagtccctgcgtcctcctgcagctccctgggcacactggggagaggaagaaccaaagatgaaggcaggagggatgagacacCTCGGCAACCCCCGGCGCCTGATGGGTAGCAGAAGGTCGGGTTCTAATTATGTGTGGCCTCCCTTCGCAAAGGAGGCAGGACACCTCCCCCTCTGCCTTTGGCACAGCTCGTCTGCCTTGAGCATGGGCgtgacagacagagagagacagatagacagagaccacatggcagTGCAACGTGCACTGACAAGATCAGGAGCTAAGGAGGAAGAGACCCCAGACTCCCTGTCAGGTGCAGGcaggacacacagcacacagggacCCTTAACCCTGGCTCAACACTGGGGACAGATGACGGTGAATTTCACGCGCAGCAGTGCAGGGAACATGGGGCCTGAGGCGCTATACACTCTCTGAGATCTTGTGTGTTCTAGGTCTCGTGTTTGAAACTTGTGCCATGGGACACTGTTGCGAGGACATTCCTGTCAATGACCCAAGGCCACTGTGTAGACAGCAGACACGCACGCCCTGCCAGTCACAGCCTCACGCAGGAGAACCCGGGATCTATCCAAGGGCAAGACGCCCCTGAGACCGGTCAGTTCCCTTGGTCAGACTCACGCTACTAGTGCCATGAAGGAGACGGACCACGGGGGAGGTGACGCCCTTGCTGCAGGGCTCTGCCAGCTCCGTGGCACTGAATGTGTCAGTACAACCAGTGGGCTGGGTTTGCCTCGAGTGTGAAATCTCGGTGACTTTGGCCTCACGTTCTGTCCTTAGacaccaccctgccctgccatgTCCCACCCTTGCTTCTAGCCCCTGATAATTCACTGTCACCTGCAGGCCAGTGATTCTAGATCTTCTTCGTCTTCCTCATCTTCATAGTTCTCTGCAAACAAATTGAGAAATGTCCAGACATTAAATAGTGCCATTGCCACCATGACACACGCTGggcccatctgggcctggagacaGATGACCCGTGTGAGCTCGAACACCCTTAGAGAGCTGTGCTCATCTCATCTGCAGACGTTGAGGCAGTGGGGAGGGACCACGTGCTGATCCGTCCTGTAAAATACCCCCAGCGTGGCGGGTGATTGTCATGGTGAGCTCTGAACTTACTAGGAAAAGTTAAAACATATTTAGGTCTCAAGGTCACAGGACACTTGCACGGTTTCTTCTGGATTTCTCTAGCTATGTGCCCCGTCTCTCTTGATATCAAGGACAACTCCAGATGTGGCCATGATGGGTTTATTTCCTCTGGTATTCCGACACAGGCTTGGCAAGGATCAGTTGAATTAGAGGGGACAGAGAGATTGCGCCTGGAATCCAGGAACTATAGTAACATTTACACAGACACAGGCAAGACCACCAACCTACTGGGATAGTCACTGATGCTTTTGTAACAATTATCAGAACCTGCAGGACAAATCACAAGTCCCAACATGAAAGAACGGGCTCGTGCAGACCCCTGCCGTGCACAGGCATCAGCGGTGGCTGAGAGTCGGTTACAGTTCCTTCAATTCCCCCACTCTGCCTAGCTCTGTGGTGCCCACTGTGACCTTGTCATCATGTTCCCTGGGTAAGTGTTTGGCCTGGGATTCGGGACTTGCCTGGCTGCCTGACACACCTGATGTCTGTGCTTAACGCTCAGGCAGCCACCCTCATCCAAATCAGTGTGTTTTGGGCCTGCTGGCATCTCTCTACCTGGCGACAGGTGCAGGGCACAGAGAACATGGAGGCTCCCTGGGAGGATACCTGGACTCATCTACTTTATACCGGACACACTCACCAGCTGTACCTGGGCAGGCGCAGACTTCTCCCGCATCAGGCAGCAGGGCAGCACTGTAGGAAGGGCGGCGGGACTCAGAGACATCCTGGCCACTGCGGAAAGTGACATGCTGCTCCCGCAGTGTGGGattgacctcctcctcctccccactgagCCTGGGGGTGCGCAGGAGAGAATGTTAAGCTCAGAGACATCGGGCACCACGGCTTCCCCGGCTGGTCCTGATCAGGAGACACAGGCAGAGGTCCCAGAGGCGGCGAGGCCACCCCtgaaacaggaagaggaaaacagcCCTCCTGTATCCAGCGCACTGGAGCTGCCCTGCTCATCAAACAGAATGACACTGGTGCACGCAGGCTGGTTGGTGTCAGCCAGGTCATGGTGACTGGCAGAAGTCAGGTGGCCTTCACCCAACTGGCCCTGAAGGACTCCATTCGCCTTttccttctcctgctcctctctgctcagcCTGGTGGGATAAAGAATAGGACCGAACCAAGAGGGACTGGACACCAGATCCAAGGCGGTGCTGATGACAGCCATGAAGGACCAGCCACAGAGTGCAAGGGGCTGTcatgtagaaaagaaagaaaactatcctcttatgagaaaggaagaatgtgGGTGCCTCGAGGGCAGGAGTGAGAGAGGAGCAAGTGCTCTGTGCACTGGCCACGTAAGGAGCTGCTGAGGAAGGGGACACAACTGTCCCCTTTGGTACAGTGTTGGCAGACAGCACACACAGAGAACCACGAAGTGGCTCAGTCTCCTGAGTGGACCGTGTTGACTGTTCCCGCAGTGGCACGGTGAGCACAGGCTCCTGAGAGTGTAGGTCCAGGAGCTCTTGTGCCTTCTAGGACCCCGTCTAGCAATACAGTGACATGGGGGAAATATTTCAGTCTGCTCATATCCCCTGCTATGGGGTCACTTCCAACAAGCAAAGGCCAACCACGCAGAAAGCAGATGGGCATCTCGTACTGAGTTCAGCCATGGGAGGGAGAACAGGTAGATTCCATGATTATAGAAATCCCTAAGACTGACTTGTTCTCCTAGTTACTGGGAAATGCCTTGAAGACAGTGAACAATCTTGTTAATGGAAGGAATTTTTCATTGGTTCCGTGAATGTCATCAAAGAACAAACAGTTTTCATGCACCTTTGCTGTGAAATCTGTGGCTACTTTGACATCTTGGCCAGTGCAACTGGGCCCTCCCCTATTTTACCCACCCTCCTCCAGACCCTGCTTGCTCATTGCTACCTGGGGGCTGGtggttcttcttccttctcctcctcctgctcttcatGGTTTTCTGCATAGAAATTCAGAAATGTCCAGTCAGACATTGAGTAGCTCCACATCATCCCTACGAACACCGGCATAGATCTCTACATGTGGACCATTTCTATGGTAAGAAAACCTAAGGCATAATTGACTAATTGCTGGAGTATGAGTCtgcagaactttgagaa encodes the following:
- the LOC138395604 gene encoding uncharacterized protein, with protein sequence MSERKLLFSKWRVACSVPGLQLPVQSVPRELQEDAGTEGLSQALMEQDFPPGGADLSECQEPIRSAASLSVEHEVSSVLDGAAPTQEACPQGPWSGDLSPCVSQVQAANTQLQPSTLVTDCLRLQLDQQWGRGCGFTTWSLPCQPWILTASADSGHQWLILPVLGFPGAQPGLPRLAQTVCPLLAGPSALKPRMSERKLLFSKWRVACSVPGLQLPVQSVPRELQEDAGTEGLSQALMEQDFPPGGADLSECQEPIRSAASLSVEHEVSSVLDGAAPTQEACPQGPWSGDLSPCVSQVQAANTQLQPSTLVTDCLRLQLDQQWGRGCGFTTWSLPCQPWILTASADSGHQWLILPVLGFPGAQPGLPQLAQTVCPLLAGPSALKPRMSERKLLFSKWRVACSVPGLQLPVQSVPRELQEDAGTEGLSQALMEQDFPPGGADLSECQEPIRSAASLSVEHEVSSVLDGAAPTQEACPQGPWSGDLSPCVSQVQAANTQLQPSTLVTDCLRLQLDQQWGRGCGFTTWSLPCQPWILTASADSGHQWLILPVLGFPGAQPGLPQLAQTVCPLLAGPSALKPRMSERKLLFSKWRVACSVPGLQLPVQRCQAGSGCSFSATCVPSNSRRTLHLVSMTVWKGPEAWLLHPGLSVTGHVALVDSQPFSATLSSSDQGGLDVDESEVSSLLPSSLVLPLPSVPRELQEDAGTEGLSQALMEQDFPPGGADLSECQEPIRSAASLSVEHEVSSVLDGAGESSGDKGPPRRRPVPKGLGVET